GGCAGCAACTCGAATGGGCGGGAACGTTACAAATTCCCTTTACGACAGGATTGTTACTCGGAATTGGGGAAACCCAGGCCGATTGGCGAGAAACTTTAAGTGCGATCGCTAGCTTGCATCAACGCTGGCATCATATTCAAGAAGTTATTCTCCAGCCTTATCGTCCCGGTTTCCAGCAAAGTGAGAGCGTAGAATCCTTTCCCAGCCGACAGCTAGTCAAAGCAGTGGAACTCGCCAGAAATATCCTTCCCGACGCGATCGCCTTACAAATCCCGCCCAATTTAGTCGATAGTCCTCAAATCTTACTCGATTGCTTGAGTGCGGGGGCGACCGATCTCGGCGGGATTTGCCCCAAGGATGAGGTAAACCCCGATTACGTCCATCCAGCCCTCGCCTCTATTGCTGCGCTCCTCGAGCCTGCGGGCTGGGAACTCGTACCGCGTTTGCCCGTGCAGCCGAATTATTACGCTTGGCTCTCGCCGCAGCTAGCTAGCGTTGCCGAACAATATAGTAATGTTAAAGCTAGCCAGCGTTGAGGCGATTGCGAATTCTTTGGAGATGCTCTTGAGAATCGACGGGCGATCGCGGTTTGGGCAACTCAGTATTCGGCCAGTGCATTAAATCGCTGCAAGGACAAAGGGGAGACGCAACTTTTCCGGTCTTCAGCGCGATCGGCATCTCGCAACGCGCGCAGGGAATAATTTCCCAAGCTGGCGTTAAGAGGTCTTTAACGCTGCAATCAGTGCCTTCAAGATAGAAATCGTTTTTCTTGGAACTCAAGATTGCGTGCCAGCAACTCTCGAATTCCGGCGAGTAGTTGCCCTCGCGAAAGATTGGCTGAGGAAACAAAGGTGTTTGTTGCTGCTCGCTCACGACCTTCTTACCGAGTTGAAACCAACAAGCCAAATATCGCTTAACTTCTGCCTCTAATGCCCCACTCATATCCACATCATAATATCGAGCTTCTTATCTTATTTTAACGCTTCCCACTCTAGCTCAATTCTTAAATCAATCTTCAATCTGAGGCTCGATGAGGGAGGACGCACCCTAACTGAGTGAGGTCGAGAACGCAACCCCCCGTCACGAGATAAACGGTGGTTGAAAGCGCGCCGATTTGGCGAGTCAAGCGGCCGAGGCGATCGCGAAATACCCGCCCGAGCGGGTAAGCTGGGACTACGCCCCAACCCGTTTCCTCCGCCACCCAAATCGTTTCTGCTGCTGTGGTTCGCACGCCGGTTAACAATGCTTCCACTCGCCTCTCCCAAGTTTGTTCGTCCTCTGAAAGACAGTTAGCAACCCAAGTTCCTAAAGAGTCTACCAGCAGACAGTGAGAGGAAAGCGCCCGCTCGATCGCCGCCGCCAGTTCGACGGGAACCACTTCCGTTTCCCAACTTGCCGGACGGCGTTGGGCGTGCTTTTCAATTTTGGTAAGCCATTCGACATCTTCCGTATCGACTTGTGCGGTGGCGATATAGCAGACGGGCTTACCCGTTTTTGCGGCTAAATGCTCGGCCCACTCGCTTTTTCCCGAACTTGCAGGCCCCGTGACGAGGATAGTACGATTTTTAATGGGAGAAGGATTCATCAGAATTTAAAATTTAATGGGAATCATGAAACTTAGGGGCTATAAAGTGCGAAGAACCAGGCTGACCGAGCTTAAAATTGCGCGATCGCGTGACTCCACGCAGAAGCAATGTTAGATTAGCAAAAGCATCGCAAAACCCATCATTATGAACCCCGAACTCACCGGATTGAGACGCATTGAAAGTACCCTCGAAACGCTCGAAGTGGAGGGTATTTCAAGACCAAACAACGAGTCTAACCCTTGCGAGTCGAGTTTTCCCTCCTTTTCTATTCAAGTCAATCCTCCCGCCCCTCTACCGGAAAAAATCCGAGCGCTGGATTTACCCAAGCTTCCGCTGGCGATCGGTTCCGACCGCTATACAGTCGATCCGGCTTTCGCTTTAGATATTTTGCAAGATATCGGGGCGACGATCGCGCGCTGGCAAGCCGAACTCGCTCGAGCGATCGACGAGATTCAATTGTTGTATGAAGAAGGTCCTTTAGTCGATGGCTGGCTGGAATCTCATACCGACTGCGAAACGCCTAATTTTTCCGCTCCGAGTCAAACCCAAGGCGAAAGCCGAAGGAATTATGTCGAAAGCTTAGACGATCGGGGAGTCAGCTATCAAACGCCCCGTCCCGGCTATCGATTGTGCGGCATTGATGAAAGCGGCCGCTTTTGGTCGCAAGATTGTCCGAAGGAAGATGTTGCTGAGGTTAGTTTGGCGATCGGACGTTACCAAAAACTACAGCAACTTCTAACTCGCAAACAAAATTTAGAAACTCGTTTGGAAGGAATTACCGAAACGCTGATTCTGATGCGCAGTAGCATGGATTACGTTTAAATTTGCGAACAATGCCAGAGCAGTTGGGCAGATTAATAGAGTACAGGCTAATAACTCAATACGACTATTAGTAACTTTCTAAGTTTCTAAGCCCTTTAATTCTCTTGACTTGACAAAATGACTGAAATGAGCATCCAATCTCCCCCCGAAAAGCTCCCTGTCTCTGTCCTCATCCCAGCAAAAAATGAAGAATTAAACTTGCCTGCTTGCTTGCAAAGCGTGGCTCGGGCGGCGGAGGTCTTTGTTGTCGATTCTAACAGTAGCGATCGCAGTGCAGAAATCTCCCTCGAGTACGGCGCGCGCGTCGTCCAATTTGATTTTGAAGCTGAAAAAGAGCGTTACGACGCAGCAATGACCGCCTACAACGAAAAAATCGCTCATCTTCAGCAAATCGGCTGCGAAATCCCTGCGGATATTGAAGTGCCGCACTTGCGTAAAAAGAAGAATTGGTCGCTCGATACTCTCCCTTTTAGCTACAAATGGGTTCTAATCGTCGATTGCGACGAGCGAATTACCCCCGACTTATGGAGCGACATCGAAGCGGTTCTCCAGCAACCCAACAGCGAAGGTTACTACATCGCTCGTCGCGTCTATTTTCTCGGCCGCTGGCTGCGCTATGGGGGCAAGTACCCCGACTTAAACCTACGATTATTCAAGCATCAACGCGGTCGCTACGAAGATCTCGGCTTGGGGTATATCCCCAACACCGGCGATAACGAAGTCCACGAGCACGTCGTCCTGCGCGATGAAGTCGGCAATAAATTAAGCCCTGCCGTTCTCGCCCATCCAATGGATCATATCGATTTCCGCAATATTCATCAGTGGCTCGATCGCCACAATCGCTATTCCAACTGGGAAGCAGCCTTCTATAATAAGTTGCTCAACGGCGAACTGAACGACGACATTAAACCGAGTTTATTAATTAAAGGTCCGCAGCGGACTCGTTTTTTGCGAATCGTTTGGGCGAGATTGCCGTTTAAACCGCTACTGCGATTTATTTTGGTCTATATCCTGCGTCTTGGTTTTCTCGACGGTCGAGCCGGTTATATTTACGCTCGTCTGATCGCTCAGTACGAATATCACATTGGGGTTAAGCTTTACGAATTGCGTCACTTTAGCGGCAGCATCAATGGTACGATTCAGTCTCCGGCTGAAAAGCCTTTAGTATCTATTCGCAAGGCAGCAAATCGATGACTCATCCAGAATCTTCTCCACGCTGCGATGACGAGCCTTGGATCGATTTGCGGCTTTACGACCAATCTCATTTCGATCGCGGACGTTCGGGCGCGTTCATTTTGTTATGGTGGTTGGTTCAAGCGGTGGTCTTCCCCCTAACGCTTCACAACACCCACGGGATTCGCTGCGCGTTGCT
The window above is part of the Oscillatoria sp. FACHB-1406 genome. Proteins encoded here:
- the cofG gene encoding 7,8-didemethyl-8-hydroxy-5-deazariboflavin synthase subunit CofG; the encoded protein is MKRSITYSPAYTLVPTYECFNRCAYCNFRQEPGASPWLSLETAAGVLRSLQLLPPARRISEILLLSGEVHPESPRRSAWFERIYDLCELAIAYGFLPHTNAGILSYAEMTKLKSVNASMGLMLEQLAPKLGDTVHRHAPSKDPALRWQQLEWAGTLQIPFTTGLLLGIGETQADWRETLSAIASLHQRWHHIQEVILQPYRPGFQQSESVESFPSRQLVKAVELARNILPDAIALQIPPNLVDSPQILLDCLSAGATDLGGICPKDEVNPDYVHPALASIAALLEPAGWELVPRLPVQPNYYAWLSPQLASVAEQYSNVKASQR
- the cobU gene encoding bifunctional adenosylcobinamide kinase/adenosylcobinamide-phosphate guanylyltransferase, with amino-acid sequence MNPSPIKNRTILVTGPASSGKSEWAEHLAAKTGKPVCYIATAQVDTEDVEWLTKIEKHAQRRPASWETEVVPVELAAAIERALSSHCLLVDSLGTWVANCLSEDEQTWERRVEALLTGVRTTAAETIWVAEETGWGVVPAYPLGRVFRDRLGRLTRQIGALSTTVYLVTGGCVLDLTQLGCVLPHRASD
- a CDS encoding glycosyltransferase family 2 protein translates to MSIQSPPEKLPVSVLIPAKNEELNLPACLQSVARAAEVFVVDSNSSDRSAEISLEYGARVVQFDFEAEKERYDAAMTAYNEKIAHLQQIGCEIPADIEVPHLRKKKNWSLDTLPFSYKWVLIVDCDERITPDLWSDIEAVLQQPNSEGYYIARRVYFLGRWLRYGGKYPDLNLRLFKHQRGRYEDLGLGYIPNTGDNEVHEHVVLRDEVGNKLSPAVLAHPMDHIDFRNIHQWLDRHNRYSNWEAAFYNKLLNGELNDDIKPSLLIKGPQRTRFLRIVWARLPFKPLLRFILVYILRLGFLDGRAGYIYARLIAQYEYHIGVKLYELRHFSGSINGTIQSPAEKPLVSIRKAANR